A single Inediibacterium massiliense DNA region contains:
- a CDS encoding UDP-N-acetylmuramoyl-tripeptide--D-alanyl-D-alanine ligase: protein MKLTIKEIVEATKGDLLEGDIQKEIKGICIDSRKVVKDELFIPLVGENFNGHDFIKDAIEKGACAVLTSEGNFEEIDNISIIKVKNTLQALQDLARYYASKFSIPIIGVTGSTGKTSTKDMIYSVLSKKYKVLRNKGNFNNHIGLPLTIFELTKEHEMAILEMGMSALGEIDLLASLVKPHVGVITNVGLSHIEHLKTQENIMKAKMEITNYFQDDHILIVNGDDDLLKTLKGKKTHYKKYFVGRERCDYRVSNIKDLGEKGISFDLILDNEEYSFFLKVPGIHNVYNALCAIAVGILFKVDMNLIQKGIREFEGSNMRLHIFTTKEEIKVINDAYNASPDSMRAALCVLDKMKCKRKIAVLGTMLEMGEYAQIGHYHVGSDVAKANIDYLIAVGNQGEHMVMGATENGFKKEKTYVCKNNQEAIEVLKKLLQKEDAILIKGSRGIHMEEIVDYIQERS from the coding sequence ATGAAATTAACCATAAAAGAGATTGTAGAGGCTACCAAAGGAGACCTTTTAGAAGGAGACATACAAAAAGAAATAAAAGGGATCTGTATAGACTCAAGGAAGGTAGTAAAAGATGAATTGTTTATTCCTTTAGTGGGAGAAAATTTTAATGGACATGATTTTATAAAAGATGCAATCGAAAAAGGGGCCTGTGCAGTACTAACTAGTGAAGGGAATTTTGAGGAAATAGATAACATATCTATTATTAAAGTTAAAAATACTTTACAAGCACTTCAGGATCTTGCAAGATATTATGCATCAAAATTTTCTATTCCTATTATAGGAGTGACAGGCAGTACTGGAAAAACATCTACAAAAGATATGATCTATAGTGTCTTATCTAAAAAGTATAAAGTTCTAAGAAATAAAGGGAATTTTAATAATCATATTGGTCTTCCTTTGACTATTTTTGAGTTGACGAAAGAACATGAGATGGCTATTTTAGAGATGGGAATGAGTGCACTTGGTGAAATAGATTTACTTGCTAGTTTAGTAAAGCCTCATGTAGGGGTGATTACAAATGTAGGACTTTCTCATATCGAACATTTAAAAACTCAAGAGAATATTATGAAGGCGAAGATGGAGATTACTAACTACTTTCAAGATGATCATATACTTATTGTCAATGGAGATGATGATCTTTTAAAGACATTAAAGGGAAAGAAAACTCATTACAAGAAATATTTTGTAGGAAGAGAAAGATGTGACTATAGAGTAAGCAATATAAAGGATTTGGGGGAAAAAGGAATATCTTTTGATTTGATCCTTGACAATGAAGAATATTCTTTCTTTTTAAAAGTACCTGGAATTCATAATGTATATAATGCTTTGTGTGCTATTGCAGTTGGAATCTTATTTAAAGTAGATATGAATTTGATCCAGAAAGGGATTAGAGAATTTGAAGGAAGCAATATGCGTCTTCATATTTTTACTACTAAAGAAGAAATAAAAGTGATTAATGATGCATACAATGCAAGTCCAGACTCTATGAGAGCAGCTTTATGTGTCCTTGATAAAATGAAATGCAAAAGGAAGATTGCTGTTTTAGGAACTATGCTAGAGATGGGAGAATATGCTCAAATTGGGCACTATCATGTAGGTAGTGATGTAGCAAAAGCAAATATAGATTATTTGATAGCTGTAGGAAATCAAGGAGAACATATGGTTATGGGGGCCACAGAGAATGGATTTAAGAAGGAAAAAACCTATGTATGCAAAAATAATCAAGAGGCGATAGAAGTATTAAAAAAATTATTACAAAAAGAAGATGCAATACTTATTAAAGGTTCGAGGGGAATACATATGGAAGAGATCGTAGACTATATACAAGAGAGGAGTTAA
- the mraY gene encoding phospho-N-acetylmuramoyl-pentapeptide-transferase, producing the protein MMQYKQLIITIITSFLITLILGPLVIPILQRLKVGQSIRDEGPKSHMKKSGTPTMGGLIMIVAILITTLTSGNENKDLYVVLFATISFGIIGFIDDFIKVVLRRNLGLKAYQKLIGQIIVAIIIAIYQSSISISGTKILVPFINEYLDLGILYIPFIATVVVATANSVNLTDGLDGLAAGVTLIVSSFFSLVAMNLGFTSIAVFSGALTGACLGFLRFNAHPAKVFMGDTGSMALGGAIATIAILMNLTLIIPIVGGIYFVEALSVILQVTSFKLTGKRIFKMSPLHHHFELIGWKETKVVAVFWSITLLLCIIGLFGLN; encoded by the coding sequence ATGATGCAGTATAAACAACTTATTATTACAATTATCACATCTTTCCTCATTACACTAATTTTAGGGCCTCTAGTAATACCTATATTACAAAGATTAAAGGTAGGACAAAGTATAAGAGATGAAGGACCAAAATCTCATATGAAAAAATCTGGGACTCCTACTATGGGTGGCCTAATTATGATTGTTGCTATTTTAATTACAACATTGACTTCAGGAAATGAAAACAAAGATTTATATGTAGTTTTGTTTGCTACTATTTCATTTGGGATTATAGGTTTTATAGACGATTTTATAAAAGTTGTTCTAAGAAGAAATTTAGGACTTAAAGCTTATCAAAAGTTAATTGGTCAAATTATTGTTGCAATTATTATAGCTATTTATCAATCTTCTATATCTATATCAGGAACAAAAATATTAGTTCCTTTTATAAACGAGTATCTAGACCTTGGTATTTTATATATTCCTTTTATTGCTACAGTGGTAGTAGCAACAGCCAATAGTGTAAATCTTACAGATGGCTTAGATGGATTGGCGGCAGGAGTTACGTTGATTGTTTCTTCCTTTTTTAGCTTGGTAGCTATGAACTTAGGATTTACTAGTATTGCTGTGTTTAGTGGAGCACTTACAGGTGCTTGTTTAGGTTTTTTAAGATTTAATGCTCATCCTGCAAAAGTATTTATGGGAGATACAGGATCTATGGCATTAGGTGGGGCTATTGCAACGATAGCCATTTTAATGAATTTAACTTTAATCATTCCAATTGTAGGAGGAATTTATTTCGTAGAGGCATTATCTGTTATTTTACAAGTAACGTCTTTTAAACTTACAGGAAAGAGAATATTTAAAATGAGTCCTCTTCATCATCATTTTGAGCTTATAGGATGGAAGGAGACAAAAGTGGTAGCTGTATTTTGGTCTATAACTTTATTATTATGTATCATAGGCTTATTTGGCTTAAATTAA
- the murD gene encoding UDP-N-acetylmuramoyl-L-alanine--D-glutamate ligase, protein MKLKDKKVLVVGLGTSGIPTVNTLIDLGAKVTVNDQKTKEELKEITKDLKEDKVDFILGKHPENMVMFDVVVLSPGVPTDLSFIQEAKKLGMIVIGELELAYRLCKGQFIAITGTNGKTTTTSLVGEIFKNAQKETYVVGNIGVAAVSKAQKASEYAFMITEVSSFQLESIIDFKPKIAAILNITPDHLNRHKTMGNYINAKANIFKNQNKDDILILNLDNSTTYDLKEIAKSKVIPFSRKLILDNGVFVKDEYIVVKEENKECERICKVDDLKIPGKHNLENALAAVAIAHFAGIDQNIIEDTLKSFMGVEHRIEFVDEIHKVRFVNDSKGTNPDAAMRAIEAMKSPIVLIAGGMDKGSDFTEFIQSFNGKVKHMILFGETSEKIKNTAVENNFLECSMVRDMEEAVSLSAKIAKEGDCVLLSPACASWDMYPSYEVRGRHFKESVKKLRG, encoded by the coding sequence ATGAAACTTAAAGATAAAAAGGTTTTAGTAGTAGGGCTTGGAACTTCTGGGATTCCTACAGTGAATACACTCATAGATTTAGGGGCAAAGGTAACTGTAAATGATCAAAAAACAAAAGAAGAGTTAAAAGAAATTACAAAAGATTTAAAAGAAGATAAAGTAGATTTTATTTTAGGAAAGCATCCAGAAAACATGGTAATGTTTGATGTAGTTGTTTTAAGTCCAGGAGTCCCTACAGATCTTTCTTTTATTCAAGAAGCTAAAAAATTAGGAATGATTGTTATTGGAGAATTAGAACTAGCTTACAGGTTATGTAAGGGACAGTTTATTGCCATTACAGGTACCAATGGAAAAACTACCACAACTTCTTTAGTAGGAGAAATTTTTAAAAATGCACAAAAAGAAACTTATGTGGTAGGAAATATTGGTGTAGCTGCTGTATCTAAAGCACAAAAGGCCAGTGAATACGCCTTTATGATCACAGAGGTAAGTAGTTTTCAACTAGAAAGCATTATTGATTTTAAGCCTAAGATTGCAGCTATTCTTAACATTACACCAGATCATTTAAACAGACATAAGACAATGGGAAATTATATAAATGCAAAGGCCAATATATTTAAAAATCAAAACAAAGATGATATACTCATTCTAAATTTAGATAATTCTACGACTTATGACTTAAAGGAGATAGCAAAATCAAAAGTCATTCCTTTTAGTAGAAAACTAATATTAGACAATGGAGTTTTTGTAAAAGATGAATATATTGTTGTAAAAGAAGAAAATAAGGAATGTGAAAGAATCTGTAAAGTGGATGATTTAAAAATTCCAGGAAAACACAACTTAGAAAATGCACTGGCAGCTGTAGCTATTGCCCATTTTGCAGGAATTGATCAAAACATCATTGAAGATACATTAAAAAGTTTTATGGGAGTAGAGCATAGGATAGAATTTGTAGATGAAATTCATAAAGTACGCTTTGTAAATGATTCGAAAGGAACCAATCCAGATGCAGCTATGAGAGCTATAGAAGCTATGAAAAGTCCTATTGTTTTGATTGCTGGAGGAATGGATAAAGGAAGTGACTTTACAGAGTTTATTCAAAGCTTTAATGGCAAAGTAAAACATATGATTCTTTTTGGAGAAACATCAGAAAAAATTAAAAACACAGCAGTAGAAAATAATTTTTTAGAATGTAGTATGGTAAGAGATATGGAAGAAGCAGTTTCATTGTCAGCAAAGATTGCAAAAGAAGGAGATTGTGTGTTATTATCACCTGCTTGCGCAAGCTGGGATATGTATCCAAGTTATGAGGTAAGAGGAAGACATTTTAAAGAAAGTGTGAAAAAATTAAGGGGGTAA
- the spoVE gene encoding stage V sporulation protein E, whose protein sequence is MPKKKTSDFTLMLTVLVLVVVGVVMVFSSSHYYALSKMNDSYHFLKKELIWAGLGLVAMFFTMNFDYWKYKKLAPYAYIVSLVLLILVLTPLGKEFNGAKRWLGVGGFTIMPGEVAKICGILFAASYLSRKPEKIKDFFTGVVPTLMIIGIYFVLIILQPNMSTALTISLIIASMMFVTGMRWLHVSMMGLGGVGLIIVMIILEPYRMRRLTGFLDPFADPQDTGYQVIQSLYALGSGGLFGVGLGKSIQKYLYIPEPQNDFIFAIIGEELGFIGCIVVITLFLILIWRGVKIAINAPDLFGCLIATGITAMVAVQVVINIAVATSSMPVTGIPLPFISWGGNSLAIFMAAIGILLNISRYSHLDRS, encoded by the coding sequence GTGCCCAAGAAAAAGACAAGTGATTTTACCCTTATGCTTACAGTTTTAGTATTGGTGGTAGTAGGAGTTGTAATGGTTTTTAGCTCAAGTCATTATTATGCTTTGTCTAAGATGAATGATTCCTATCATTTTTTAAAAAAAGAATTGATATGGGCGGGACTTGGTCTTGTAGCTATGTTTTTTACTATGAATTTTGACTATTGGAAATATAAAAAACTAGCACCTTATGCTTACATAGTAAGTTTAGTGTTATTGATATTAGTACTTACACCTCTAGGAAAGGAATTTAATGGTGCCAAAAGATGGTTAGGAGTAGGAGGCTTTACCATTATGCCTGGAGAAGTGGCAAAAATTTGTGGAATTTTATTTGCGGCATCTTATCTTTCTAGAAAACCTGAAAAAATTAAAGATTTTTTCACAGGGGTAGTTCCAACTCTGATGATTATAGGAATATATTTTGTTTTAATTATACTGCAGCCTAATATGAGTACAGCATTAACTATTAGTTTAATTATAGCATCTATGATGTTTGTAACAGGAATGAGATGGCTTCATGTTAGTATGATGGGACTAGGTGGAGTAGGATTAATTATTGTGATGATCATCTTGGAACCTTATCGTATGAGAAGGCTAACAGGGTTTTTAGATCCTTTTGCAGATCCTCAAGATACAGGATATCAAGTGATCCAGTCTTTGTACGCATTAGGATCAGGAGGATTATTTGGAGTAGGTCTTGGAAAAAGCATACAAAAATATCTTTATATTCCAGAACCTCAAAATGATTTTATATTTGCCATTATAGGAGAAGAACTAGGATTTATAGGATGCATTGTAGTGATTACTTTATTTCTTATACTTATTTGGAGGGGAGTAAAAATTGCCATTAATGCACCAGATCTATTTGGGTGTCTGATTGCAACAGGTATTACAGCTATGGTTGCTGTACAAGTAGTTATCAATATTGCAGTTGCAACCTCTTCTATGCCTGTTACAGGGATTCCACTACCTTTTATTAGCTGGGGAGGAAATTCATTAGCTATATTTATGGCAGCGATAGGAATATTATTAAATATTTCTAGGTATTCACATTTAGATAGGAGTTGA
- the murG gene encoding undecaprenyldiphospho-muramoylpentapeptide beta-N-acetylglucosaminyltransferase has product MKVLISGGGTGGHIYPAIAIANKIKEEIKGVEILFVGTKKGLESDLVPKAGYSLKTITVSGFKRKISLDTAKSVKDLLIGIKDAVKIVKDFKPNLVIGTGGYVCGPVVFIASLFNIKTVIHEQNVIPGMTNKILGKFVSRIFASFEESKPYFNHNEKIVITGNPVRKDFIHVHKSQCRKSLDIKEDQFVIMSFGGSRGAEKINDTMIEVLKKFNGNKNITMIHITGSKHYEKTVHKLKENGLKIENNIIIKEYVYDMAKFMGASDLIISRAGAIALAEIAAMGLPSILIPSPYVTNNHQEHNAKAIEKNGAAVLLSEKTLQSNEMINLIDTLYKDEKKLKDMAHKSKLLAKSNATDLIYDNILQIIES; this is encoded by the coding sequence ATGAAAGTATTAATTTCAGGTGGAGGAACGGGAGGACATATTTACCCTGCTATTGCAATTGCTAATAAAATAAAAGAAGAAATCAAAGGGGTAGAAATATTATTTGTAGGCACAAAAAAAGGTCTAGAAAGTGATTTGGTTCCTAAAGCTGGCTATTCATTAAAAACCATTACTGTAAGTGGGTTTAAAAGAAAAATATCTTTAGATACAGCAAAATCTGTAAAAGATTTATTGATAGGAATAAAAGATGCTGTAAAAATTGTTAAAGATTTCAAACCGAATTTAGTGATTGGAACAGGTGGGTATGTATGTGGCCCTGTTGTATTTATTGCTTCTTTATTCAATATTAAAACTGTAATTCATGAGCAAAATGTAATTCCAGGAATGACAAATAAAATATTAGGCAAATTTGTAAGTAGGATTTTTGCTAGTTTTGAAGAGTCTAAGCCCTATTTTAATCATAATGAAAAAATTGTAATAACCGGAAATCCAGTTAGAAAAGACTTTATCCATGTTCATAAAAGTCAGTGTCGGAAGTCTTTAGATATCAAAGAAGATCAATTTGTCATTATGTCATTTGGAGGAAGCAGAGGAGCAGAAAAAATTAATGATACTATGATAGAAGTATTAAAAAAATTTAACGGGAACAAAAATATCACAATGATTCATATAACAGGAAGTAAACATTATGAAAAAACAGTTCATAAGTTGAAAGAAAATGGGTTAAAGATTGAAAATAATATTATTATTAAAGAATATGTTTACGACATGGCAAAATTTATGGGAGCGAGTGATTTAATTATTAGTAGGGCAGGAGCCATTGCATTAGCAGAAATTGCAGCAATGGGACTTCCTTCTATTTTGATTCCATCTCCCTATGTAACAAATAATCATCAAGAACATAACGCGAAAGCAATCGAAAAAAATGGAGCGGCTGTATTGCTTTCTGAAAAAACATTACAATCCAATGAAATGATAAATTTAATAGATACTTTATATAAGGATGAAAAAAAACTAAAAGATATGGCTCATAAAAGTAAATTATTGGCAAAATCAAATGCAACAGATTTGATTTATGACAATATTTTACAAATCATAGAATCCTAA
- the murA gene encoding UDP-N-acetylglucosamine 1-carboxyvinyltransferase, producing MSSFLIEGGNPLKGTIRIGGAKNAVLPILAATVMNGGESILFDCPNLRDVHSMIEILRSIGCRVHFDQSTLTVDSSTLSSYEIPENLVREMRSSIFLMGPMLARCGKIKISYPGGCEIGPRPIDLHLKALRELGVKITEVHGFLECEVISLEGKEIHLDYPSVGATENAMLIAVMAKGTTKIRNAAKEPEIIDLQDYLNKMGAKVVGAGTSEIIIEGVEKLHNVEHQIISDRIVAGTIATAVAITGGEAVLDNVIADHLGPIIAKLKEAGCLILQKNKALKIKMIHRPKAIEMTKTLPYPGFPTDMQAQFMAFMTIAQGTSIITETVFENRYKQVDELIRMGANIKIDGRVAVIQGVKKLTGARVYAKDLRGGAALVIAGLAAEGFTTVENIKHIDRGYEDLDCMLKSLGANVHRMD from the coding sequence GTGAGTAGTTTTTTAATAGAAGGGGGAAATCCGTTAAAGGGTACAATAAGAATTGGAGGAGCTAAAAATGCAGTTCTTCCAATTTTAGCTGCGACTGTCATGAATGGAGGAGAAAGTATATTATTTGATTGTCCTAATTTAAGAGATGTCCATTCTATGATTGAAATTTTAAGATCTATAGGTTGTAGAGTACATTTTGACCAATCTACACTTACAGTTGATTCTAGCACTTTATCTTCTTATGAAATTCCAGAGAATTTGGTAAGAGAAATGAGATCTTCCATATTTTTAATGGGGCCTATGTTAGCTAGATGTGGTAAAATAAAAATTAGTTATCCAGGGGGATGTGAAATAGGTCCTAGACCTATAGATCTTCATTTAAAAGCTTTAAGGGAATTAGGAGTAAAAATTACAGAAGTCCATGGCTTTTTAGAATGTGAAGTAATAAGCTTAGAAGGAAAAGAAATTCATCTAGATTATCCAAGTGTAGGAGCTACTGAAAACGCCATGCTTATTGCAGTGATGGCAAAAGGAACTACAAAAATACGTAATGCGGCAAAAGAGCCAGAAATAATAGACTTGCAGGATTATTTAAATAAAATGGGTGCTAAAGTAGTAGGGGCAGGTACGAGTGAAATTATTATTGAGGGAGTAGAAAAACTGCATAATGTAGAACATCAAATTATTTCTGATAGAATTGTAGCAGGAACCATTGCTACAGCAGTAGCGATTACAGGAGGAGAAGCTGTCTTAGACAATGTAATAGCAGATCATTTAGGTCCTATTATTGCAAAGTTAAAAGAAGCAGGATGTCTAATACTTCAAAAAAATAAAGCTTTAAAAATAAAAATGATACACAGACCTAAAGCAATAGAGATGACCAAAACATTGCCTTATCCCGGATTTCCAACAGATATGCAGGCTCAATTTATGGCTTTTATGACTATAGCGCAAGGAACAAGTATTATTACAGAAACAGTTTTTGAAAACCGATATAAACAGGTAGATGAATTAATAAGAATGGGAGCAAATATCAAAATTGATGGTAGGGTAGCAGTAATTCAAGGAGTTAAAAAGCTTACGGGTGCAAGAGTGTATGCAAAGGATTTAAGAGGAGGAGCAGCTTTAGTGATTGCAGGTTTAGCTGCTGAAGGATTTACAACCGTTGAAAATATTAAACACATAGATAGAGGTTATGAAGATTTAGATTGTATGCTTAAGAGTTTAGGAGCAAATGTTCATAGAATGGATTAA
- a CDS encoding cell division protein FtsQ/DivIB → MKKFMLEEKVHRSNKKLFSLILLLIGIVAFIVIFKTDVFTIKNVEVIGNKQISENAIISKSAITIGNHILKEKLENAKINLYKDPYIKTVEIERKFPNKIVIHITERKEEALIQFMNEYLIIDEDGMVLRSSSQMENLKVIKGLAFSNFMAGSILKVKDKSQFKQALEIVRGLNRHKVMIQELDISNKKDIKIKITNDLICKIGKGNDLDYRLEALNEILKDLSKRQITRGVVDISHEGYPTYRPVE, encoded by the coding sequence ATGAAAAAATTCATGCTAGAAGAAAAAGTTCATAGGAGCAATAAAAAACTATTCTCTTTAATTTTGTTACTCATAGGAATTGTGGCTTTTATTGTTATTTTTAAAACGGATGTATTTACTATTAAAAATGTAGAAGTAATAGGAAACAAGCAAATTTCAGAAAATGCAATTATCTCAAAATCAGCTATTACCATAGGAAATCATATTTTAAAAGAAAAATTAGAAAATGCAAAAATAAATTTGTACAAAGATCCATATATTAAAACGGTTGAAATAGAGAGAAAGTTTCCAAATAAAATTGTGATTCATATTACAGAAAGAAAAGAAGAAGCGCTCATTCAATTTATGAATGAATACCTTATTATTGATGAAGATGGCATGGTTTTAAGATCATCTTCTCAAATGGAGAATTTAAAAGTAATAAAGGGTTTGGCTTTTTCAAATTTTATGGCAGGATCTATACTAAAGGTAAAGGATAAGAGCCAATTTAAACAAGCACTTGAAATTGTAAGAGGTTTGAACAGACATAAAGTTATGATTCAAGAGTTAGATATTAGCAATAAAAAAGATATTAAAATTAAGATTACAAATGATTTGATTTGTAAAATAGGAAAAGGAAATGATTTAGATTATAGATTAGAAGCATTAAATGAAATATTAAAAGATTTAAGCAAAAGACAAATTACAAGAGGGGTGGTGGATATTAGTCATGAAGGCTATCCAACCTATAGGCCTGTGGAGTAG
- a CDS encoding DUF881 domain-containing protein, translated as MKKVKAQLAIGGICIILGLVLTLQFRTVQNNILGGIASGQKAQELAAELKKARDEKDALVGEVNSLEAKLKEIEESESKEDVLVKSISAELEKYKIISGLREVKGPGVVVVVDDPPANPEFPSDISVIMYNFDLLLSLINRLNDAGAEAISINGQRIVSRTEISLAGNNVNINSVPTAPPFEIKAIGNADTLESALNIRFGIVEQMKSEAYNLSVSVKKKDEIVIPRYNEVIKFRYAKPVEDKE; from the coding sequence ATGAAAAAAGTCAAAGCACAATTGGCTATTGGAGGAATATGTATTATATTAGGACTTGTTCTAACCCTTCAATTTAGAACTGTACAAAATAATATTTTAGGAGGAATAGCTTCTGGCCAAAAGGCTCAAGAACTAGCTGCAGAATTAAAAAAAGCAAGAGATGAAAAAGATGCTTTAGTAGGAGAAGTAAATTCATTAGAAGCTAAATTAAAAGAAATTGAAGAATCAGAATCCAAAGAAGATGTTTTGGTAAAAAGTATAAGTGCAGAATTGGAGAAATACAAGATTATTTCAGGGCTTAGAGAAGTAAAAGGACCAGGGGTAGTTGTAGTAGTAGATGATCCACCGGCTAATCCAGAATTTCCATCAGATATAAGTGTCATTATGTATAATTTTGATCTTTTATTAAGTTTAATTAATAGACTCAATGATGCAGGGGCAGAAGCCATTTCTATTAATGGACAAAGAATTGTATCAAGAACAGAAATTAGTCTTGCAGGAAATAATGTAAATATTAATTCTGTACCTACAGCACCTCCTTTTGAAATCAAAGCCATTGGAAATGCAGATACACTAGAATCGGCATTAAATATTCGATTTGGAATTGTAGAGCAAATGAAAAGTGAAGCATATAATCTATCTGTGTCTGTAAAAAAGAAAGATGAGATTGTAATTCCTAGATATAATGAAGTGATAAAATTTAGATATGCTAAGCCTGTTGAAGATAAGGAATAG
- a CDS encoding DUF881 domain-containing protein: MKHNMWRINILMFCILLGVVIAMQLKNVQGHYQYVPLKVIHDYKLSIESQNKEVEKLKEMLKDRTKSIHEYEQSKEEGGKFKETMIKELEEQKLISGFTDVEGSGVVITLDDSTRELYEGEKAEDVIVHDIYVLNIVNDLKVAGAEAISINGQRLLSMSEMVCAGHTIRINNQVFAQPFIIKAIGDPKKLEAAMLAPESTAQYIKEIYELYVEVNTSINIKIPKFSEEVDFKYLKVVEEGE; encoded by the coding sequence ATGAAGCACAATATGTGGAGAATCAATATTTTAATGTTTTGTATATTATTAGGAGTAGTTATTGCAATGCAGCTTAAAAATGTCCAAGGACATTATCAGTATGTACCATTAAAAGTGATTCATGATTATAAGTTATCTATTGAGAGTCAAAATAAAGAAGTAGAAAAATTAAAAGAAATGTTAAAAGACCGAACAAAAAGTATTCATGAATACGAACAAAGTAAAGAAGAAGGTGGTAAATTTAAAGAGACGATGATCAAAGAATTAGAAGAACAAAAATTGATTAGTGGCTTTACAGATGTAGAAGGATCTGGTGTTGTGATAACTTTAGATGATAGTACTAGAGAACTATATGAAGGAGAAAAAGCTGAAGATGTAATAGTTCATGATATATATGTTCTAAATATTGTAAATGATTTAAAAGTAGCAGGTGCAGAGGCTATATCGATAAATGGACAGAGATTGCTTTCTATGAGTGAAATGGTATGTGCAGGACATACCATAAGAATTAACAACCAAGTTTTTGCCCAACCTTTTATTATCAAAGCCATTGGAGATCCTAAAAAGTTAGAAGCAGCAATGTTGGCACCTGAAAGTACTGCTCAGTATATAAAAGAAATTTATGAATTGTATGTTGAAGTGAATACAAGTATCAACATAAAAATACCTAAGTTTTCTGAAGAAGTAGATTTTAAATATTTAAAAGTTGTAGAAGAGGGTGAATAA
- a CDS encoding small basic family protein → MIIAIIGLIIGVSLGWYLPVTYPTSYSLYMSVAILAALDSVFGGIRAYMEEKFNSAIFISGFFGNAILAGFLAYTGDRLGVPLYYAAIFTFGGRLFQNFAVIRRLFIEKIGQK, encoded by the coding sequence TTGATCATTGCAATTATAGGTTTGATTATAGGAGTATCTTTAGGATGGTATCTTCCAGTTACCTATCCTACATCCTATTCTCTATATATGTCTGTAGCAATACTAGCTGCACTAGATTCCGTATTTGGAGGGATTAGAGCATATATGGAAGAAAAGTTTAATAGTGCTATATTTATATCAGGTTTTTTTGGAAATGCTATTTTAGCTGGATTTTTAGCATATACTGGAGATCGATTAGGGGTTCCATTGTATTACGCTGCTATATTTACATTTGGAGGAAGGTTATTCCAAAACTTCGCAGTGATTCGAAGATTATTTATTGAAAAAATAGGACAAAAATAA